In Pseudonocardia sp. DSM 110487, the sequence GTCGAGCTGAGGCGCGGCCGCCTCGATCGTCAGGCCCGCGTGCACGCGCAGCTCACGCAGGGTGCGGGCGAGCTGACGTCTCCGGACCAGGGCACCGCTGCGCACGCCCACCCTCCCTGCTCTGTGCGACCGGTCGACGACTGATAGTGGCAGGTGGAAGGTGTCAGCTGAAAGATCCAGCCGACACCGGCCACCCGGACCCTCCCCTGGCATGCAGACGGAGGGGAAGCCGCGGGACCGGATCACCGAAGCCGGGGCCGTGATCGCCGGGTGGACACGGTTGTGGTCGCAGCTGCTGGTGGTGCACGTCGCCGGGCCGGACGGGCGGTGCCGGGGCTGCCCGAGCAGCCTGAACGTCGCGCCGCGCTCGCCGTGCCGGCTCGCCGAGCTCGCGGGGGCCGCGCAGGCCGCGCACCGCGCGCAGAGCCGCGAGCGGCCCGGCCCAGCTCGCGCATGATCATTGCCACACCGCGCTCAGCGCCCTCCCGAGGACGATGAGCGCCATCTCGGACCGATCATGCGATGAATCGCAGCTCGACCGCGTCGTGCACCGGGCGGTAGCCGATGCGGGGGTAGAGGCGGTTGGTCGTGGGGTTGGCGAGGTCGGTGAAGAGCACCACCCGCTGCGCACCCGCGTCCAGGGCCCACTGCGACGCCGCCGCCGTCACCGCCGCGGCGTAGCCGTGTCCCCGGTGCTCGGGCGGGGTGTATACCGGCCCGATCCGGGACATGCGGGCGATCACCGGCTTCGCGCACGCCTGCGCCACCGGCGTGCCGTCGACCTCCCAGAGCATTTCACCGGCACCGAGCCGCAGGGAGCGGGCCACCAAGCCCTCCGGGTCGTGCTCCTTGTCGTGCCCGGCCTCCGCGCCGAACGCGCGGCGCCACTCCCCGAGCAGCGGGATGTCACCCTCGTCCGCGCGGCGGGCCCGCCCGGGTACCCCGCGCGGGGGCGCGAGCAGGTTCAGCGCGAAGAGCCGCGTCCGCATCGCCGGCTCCGCCCGGCAGCCGGTCCGCGCGATCCGGGCGGCGGCGAACGCCTCGGCCTCGGCGACGGGCCCGTGCGCCCCGTCCGCAATGGGGTCCGCCTCGGCCAGTGCACGTTCGACGGCCGGTGCGTGTCGTGCAGGCACGGCCGAGACGAGCGTCGCGCGTCCCGGCGACCGCAACGCCGCCCCCGTCACCTCACCTGCCTCGCGCACCGTGAGCAGCACGGCGCTCGGCTCACCGCCCCGGTGCATGCCGTCGAGCGCGGTCAGCGCCATGGTGTGGCGCAGCGGGTCGGCCTGCAGGAGCGGCCCGGCCGCGGCGGCGAACTCACCGGCGTCGTCGTGCAGAGCGATCTCCATGCACCGACGATGCCGCCCCAGCCCGTTGCAGCAAAGCCACTTTCATGCCACGTGGCTGCATGAAAGTGGCTCTGCTGCAATCCGGCTCAGAGCACGGGCAGGTACGTCGACAGCTCGTAGGGAGTGACCTGGCGGCGGTAGCCGTCCCATTCGCTGCGCTTGTTGCGCAGGAAGAAGTCGAAGACGTGCTCGCCGAGGATCTCGGCCACCAGCTCCGAGTGCTCCATGGCCGTCAGCGCCTCGGTGAGGTTCTGCGGCAACGCCTCGTACCCGAGGGCGCGGCGCTCGGTCTCGGTGAGCGACCAGACGTCGTCCTCGGTGGCGGGCGGCAGCTCGTACCCCTTCTGCACGCCGGTGAGACCGGCGCCGAGGATCACGGCGAACGCGAGGTACGGGTTGCAGGCGCTGTCGAGCGTGCGGATCTCCACCCGACGCGTGGACGCCTTGCCCGGCGAGTACATCGGCACCCGAACCAGCGCCGAGCGGTTGGCGTGGCCCCACGACACGGCCGTGGGCGCCTCGCCACCGACGATGAGCCGCTTGTAGGAGTTCACCCACTGGTTGGTGACCGCGCTGATCTCCCGCGCGTGCCGCAGCACCCCGGCGACGAACGCCTTGCCGGTCTCGGAGAGCTCGTAGGGGTCGTCCGGGTCGTGGAAGGCGTTGCGGTCGCCCTCGAAGAGCGAGAAGTGCGTGTGCATCGCCGAGCCGGGGTGCTCGGAGAACGGCTTTGGCATGAACGAGGCCCGCACGCCCTGGGTGAGCGCGACCTCCTTCACCACGTACCGGAAGGTCATGATGTTGTCGGCCATCGTCAACGCGTCGGCGTAGCGCAGGTCGATCTCCTGCTGGCCGGGCCCGCCCTCGTGGTGGCTGAACTCCACCGAGATGCCCATCGACTCGAGCGTCTCGATGGCGTTGCGCCGGAAGTGCGGGGCGACGTCGTGGCTGGACTGGTCGAAGTAGCCGCCGGAGTCGGCGGGCTCGGGCGCGGACCCGTCGGCCGGCAGGCCGCGCAGCAGGTAGAACTCGATCTCCGGGTGCACGTAGCAGGTGAAACCCGCCTCGCCGGCGCGCGAGAGCGCCCGCCGCAGCACGTGGCGCGGGTCGGCCCATGACGGCGAGCCGTCGGGCATGGCGATGTCGCAGAACATGCGGGCGGAGTAGTGCTCGCCGGGCGAGGTCTCCCACGGCAGCACCTGGAACGTCGAGGGGTCGGGGCGTGCCACCATGTCGGACTCGTAGACCCGCGCGAACCCCTCGATCGCGGACCCGTCGAAGCCGATTCCCTCGGCGAACGCGCCCTCCAGCTCCGCGGGCGCCACGGCGACCGACTTGAGGTATCCGAGCACGTCGGTGAACCAGAGCCGCACGAAGCGGATGTCGCGTTCCTCGAGCGTGCGGAGCACGAACTCCTGCTGTCGGTCCATGGGAGCCGAGCCTAGGAACGCCGCGTTACGGCCATGTTTCGTAGCAGCTCAGGCGGTGCGATGTGGACCACTCCCGCCCGAACGTGCGACAGCGCCCGCCCGTGCCCGGGCGAGCGCTGTCCGTGGTCCGGCCCGCACCGTGGTGCGCCCCTCATACTCACCGGCCCTGCCCTCCTTTCGATGCGGAGGGCAGCAGTGTTACGCGCGTCACCCGCCAGGCGTCGGCGCGAGGCTGCAGCGGGCCCCATCGGGCGGTAGCCGCAGGTCCACGAGGTATGAGCTGACGATGTCGTCCACGCACCGGTTGCCCTGCAGCGCCACCGTGTGCTGCGCCCCGTCGACCGACAGCAGGCTCCCGGAGAGCGCCTTCGCCAGGTCGACACCAGCCTGGTACGGCGTGGCGGGATCGCCGGTGACCGAAACCGTGAGCGTCGGAGGCAGGCCCTGCACCTGCGGCACGTGCGGCTCGCTCGTGGGTGGCGCGGGCCAGAACGCGCACGGGTCGAGCGCGGCGACCACACCGCGGCCGTCGTCGCGGAACGGCGCCGCCTCGTTGGAGCGCCGGATCAGCTCGCCCTGCTCGGCACGGTCGGCGATGCGCTCCTCGTCGACACAGCTGATGACGATGAACGCCTCGATCCCGTTTCCGTAGTGCCCGTCCTGGCCGCGGTCGTTGTACATGTCGGCGAGGCGCATCAGGATCGTGCCGTCGCCGGAGGCGAGCGTGGACAGGCCCCGCGTGAGCAGCGGCCAGAAGTCCGACAGGTACAGCGCCTGGATCGTGCCGGTCACGGCGTCCGGGTAGGAGAGCGTGCGGGCGCCGCCGTCGGCGGGCGCCGGCCGGTCCATCAGCGGGCGGGTGAGGGCCTGGAACGCCGCGGTGGCCTGCGCGGGGTCCTGGCCGAGCGGGCAGGCCGGCTCCTGCGCGCAGTCGGCGGCGAAGGCGTCGAAGGCCTGCTGGAATCCCGCGTTCTGGTCGACGGTGCGCTGCACCGTGGTCTGCTCGGGGTCGAGCGCGCCGTCGAGCACGAGCGCCCGCACGTTCTGCGGGAACGCCTCCGCGTACGCCGAGCCCATCCGGGTGCCGTAGGAGTAGCCGAGGTAGGTCAGCTTCTGGTCACCGAGGGCCTGGCGCAGGATGTCCACGTCGCGGACCACGTCGCGGGTGCCGACGTTCGCCAGCACGTCCCCGCCGCCGGAGCGCTCGGTGCACCGCTGCGCGTACTGCTGGTTCTCCGCCTCCGTCTGTGCGACGCCCGCTGGCGACGGGTCGATGTCCAGGTCGGCCCGCTCGACCTCCCACTCGGAGTCGTCGAGGCAGTCGATGGTCGGCGTGCTCGCCCCGACACCCCTCGGGTCGAACCCGACGATGTCGAAGCGCTGGGCGAGCGGGCTCCTCTCCAGCCTGCGCGACATCGACGCGCCGAGGCTCATCCCGGACGCCCCCGGTCCCCCCGGGTTGACCAGCAGCGACCCGACCCGGTCCCCCGTGGCCTTGTGGCGCAGCACGCCGACCTGGGCCGTCCGCCCGTCGGGCTTGGTGTAGTCGAGCGGGACCTCGAGCCGCGCGCACTCCAGCGCCTCGTCGTCGAACGCCGCGCGGTCGGCAGAGCTCGTGGCGTAGTCGGCGCACGGGCCCCAGCTGAGCTGCTGGTCGTAGAAGCGCGCGAGCTCGGTGGGCTGCACCGGTGGCTGCGGGGCCTGCACCGGCGCCGGCGCTGCCGGTTGGCTGCATCCCGACAGCACGAGTGCGGCGGAGCAGGCGGCGACGACGGCGGAGCGCAGTGGGTCGAGCACGGCGCCCAGCATGCCAGCGAGGGCCGTTGCGGCCCGGTGAACCGACCGGGCGCGTCAGGATGCCCCCGTTCGGGCGAAAATTGCTACACGGCCGCACGCAGATCGCGACTCGCATGCACCCAGACCGCGACTCGCGGGCGGCCAGGCTCCGCCGCCCGCCCGTGTGCGCCGCAGCGCCGTTCCCGGGCGTGTGAATCTCGTCCCAGCACGGCGCCCCCCTCCCGTGCCGGTGCCACGCTTCTCCAGGTCAGCACCTGACGACCCGGGGACCCGCACGGGCCTCGAGGGAGGACGGACAGCGATGTCTGAGGAGTCCCCGTACCGCACCGTGGAGCGGCCGAAGCGGGTCCGCATCCCGCACCTGCACGCTCTCAAGCAACGCGGCGAGCGCTGGGCCATGCTCACCGCCTACGACGCCTACACCGCGGAGATCTTCGACGAGGCCGGCATCAAGGTACTGCTCGTCGGCGACTCGGCCGCCAACAACGTCTACGGCTACGAGAACACGCTGCCGGTGACGGTCGAGGAACTGTTGCCGCTGGTCAAGGCGGTCTCCCGGGGCGCGCGAACCGCGCTCGTCGTGGCCGACCTCCCCTTCGGCAGCTACCAGACCGGCCCCGAGCAGGCACTCACCACATCCTTCCGGTTCATGAAGGAGGGCGGCGCGCATGCCGTGAAGCTCGAGGGTGGGACCCGGTTCGTGCCGCAGGTCGACGCGCTCGTCGGCGCGGGCATCCCGGTGATGGCGCACCTGGGCTTCACGCCGCAGAGCGAGCACGCGCTCGGCGGGTTCCGCGTGCAGGGCCGCGGCGAGGCGGCCGACCGGCTCGTCGAGGACGCCATCGCCCTGCAGGAGGCGGGCGCCTTCGCGGTGGTGCTGGAGCTGGTGCCCGCCGACGTGGCGAAGCGCGTGACGGCCGAGCTGGACATCCCGACGATCGGGATCGGTGCGGGCCCCGACTGCGACGCGCAGGTGCTGGTGTGGTCGGACATGGCCGGCATGAACCGGGGCCGCAAGCCGCGGTTCGTGAAGCAGTACGCGGACGTCGGCGGGGTGCTCCTCGATGCGGCACGCCGGTTCGGCGCGGAGGTGGCCGAAGGCCGCTATCCCGCGGAGGAGCACTCCTACACCTGATCCGACGAACGGCGCGTTCGTCGGAACCTATCCGACGAACCCGCCGTTCGTCGGAATCGCTCATGGGAGAAGGCCGCCCACCGGCTCGCCCGCGCGGTAGGCCGCGAGCATCGCGTCGGCGGGCGACTCCCGCCGGAGCCACCGCTCGCGCAGCCGGGCGAGCCGGGCGAGGTCGGCCGGCCGGTCGGCGAGGGCCCGCTCGGCCGCGTCGAGGAGCTCACCGGTGCCCGCGTGCACGTCGTCGTCGGCAAGGCCGACGCCTGCCACGTGCTTGTGCAGGCCCGCGTCGGGCGTGGTGCGCCTGCCCTCCAGCGTTTCGTCCAGGGCGACGCCGGTGAGCAGGGAGAGCAGCTCGCCGTAGAGCTCGGGGTGGGGGCAGGCGTCGAACGCCTTGAACTCGATGCGCCCCACCTCGGCGGGCAGGCGCGCCACCTGCGTGAGCGACGGGTCGGCGTCGAGCTGCCCCTCCGGCCCGACCAGGAACACGAGCGCGGCGGGCCGCACCCCGGTGCGCACCGCCGTGCGCGCCGAGAGCCCACCCCACGGCCCGCCGTCGCGGAACGGTGAGGAGAACGACAACGGCACCAGCCACGGGCTGTAATAGGTGAGCTTGCGACCGACGTCGACGATGGCCGCCTCGTCGAGCCCGTTGCAGGACAGGTTCAGGTCCGGTCCATAGGTGGACATGTGCAGGTGCGCGGTGCGCTCCTCCGGCGAGTCCTGCCGGTGGGCCTGCTCCCACGCGTTCAGCGGCGGGTCGATCCGGTACTCCGAACGGACGGGGTTGAACGCGATCGTCGTGGCACGCAGCCCGGTGCGGGCCAGTTCCGCGTCGAGCAGACGCAGGTCGGCGCGCAGCGCAGCGACGGTGGCCTCGATCGAATCGTGGATGCGGGTGCGGACCTCGAGGCCCTTCGGGTCGCACCGGACGAGGTCGCCGCGCTCGTCGAAGCGCTCGTAGCCCTCGACGTACCACCGCTTGCGCTTGATCCCCTGGTCGCCGACGCGCAGGTCCGGGTAGTCGGCCGGGTCCTCGGGCAGCGCGTCCACCACGGCCTGGAGCTCCTCGAAGGTGGTGGAGGTGTAGTCGGCGAACCCGCCACCGACGTGCACGAGCGCGCTCTCGTGCTCGATGCCGTAGCGGAACGCACGGTCGGGCACCGGCCCACCTCCCAGAATCATCGGGCGGACCGCCCGCCGGACACGAGGGTAGCCGCGCCCGACCCGCTGAATCAGGAAACGGCGAACTCGATCCGGCCGGTGCCCGGATCGGCCGCGGTGAGGCGCACGCGGACGAGCGCGCCCGCGATGAGGGCACC encodes:
- the glnA gene encoding type I glutamate--ammonia ligase; its protein translation is MDRQQEFVLRTLEERDIRFVRLWFTDVLGYLKSVAVAPAELEGAFAEGIGFDGSAIEGFARVYESDMVARPDPSTFQVLPWETSPGEHYSARMFCDIAMPDGSPSWADPRHVLRRALSRAGEAGFTCYVHPEIEFYLLRGLPADGSAPEPADSGGYFDQSSHDVAPHFRRNAIETLESMGISVEFSHHEGGPGQQEIDLRYADALTMADNIMTFRYVVKEVALTQGVRASFMPKPFSEHPGSAMHTHFSLFEGDRNAFHDPDDPYELSETGKAFVAGVLRHAREISAVTNQWVNSYKRLIVGGEAPTAVSWGHANRSALVRVPMYSPGKASTRRVEIRTLDSACNPYLAFAVILGAGLTGVQKGYELPPATEDDVWSLTETERRALGYEALPQNLTEALTAMEHSELVAEILGEHVFDFFLRNKRSEWDGYRRQVTPYELSTYLPVL
- the panB gene encoding 3-methyl-2-oxobutanoate hydroxymethyltransferase; the protein is MSEESPYRTVERPKRVRIPHLHALKQRGERWAMLTAYDAYTAEIFDEAGIKVLLVGDSAANNVYGYENTLPVTVEELLPLVKAVSRGARTALVVADLPFGSYQTGPEQALTTSFRFMKEGGAHAVKLEGGTRFVPQVDALVGAGIPVMAHLGFTPQSEHALGGFRVQGRGEAADRLVEDAIALQEAGAFAVVLELVPADVAKRVTAELDIPTIGIGAGPDCDAQVLVWSDMAGMNRGRKPRFVKQYADVGGVLLDAARRFGAEVAEGRYPAEEHSYT
- a CDS encoding GNAT family N-acetyltransferase produces the protein MEIALHDDAGEFAAAAGPLLQADPLRHTMALTALDGMHRGGEPSAVLLTVREAGEVTGAALRSPGRATLVSAVPARHAPAVERALAEADPIADGAHGPVAEAEAFAAARIARTGCRAEPAMRTRLFALNLLAPPRGVPGRARRADEGDIPLLGEWRRAFGAEAGHDKEHDPEGLVARSLRLGAGEMLWEVDGTPVAQACAKPVIARMSRIGPVYTPPEHRGHGYAAAVTAAASQWALDAGAQRVVLFTDLANPTTNRLYPRIGYRPVHDAVELRFIA
- a CDS encoding alpha/beta hydrolase is translated as MLGAVLDPLRSAVVAACSAALVLSGCSQPAAPAPVQAPQPPVQPTELARFYDQQLSWGPCADYATSSADRAAFDDEALECARLEVPLDYTKPDGRTAQVGVLRHKATGDRVGSLLVNPGGPGASGMSLGASMSRRLERSPLAQRFDIVGFDPRGVGASTPTIDCLDDSEWEVERADLDIDPSPAGVAQTEAENQQYAQRCTERSGGGDVLANVGTRDVVRDVDILRQALGDQKLTYLGYSYGTRMGSAYAEAFPQNVRALVLDGALDPEQTTVQRTVDQNAGFQQAFDAFAADCAQEPACPLGQDPAQATAAFQALTRPLMDRPAPADGGARTLSYPDAVTGTIQALYLSDFWPLLTRGLSTLASGDGTILMRLADMYNDRGQDGHYGNGIEAFIVISCVDEERIADRAEQGELIRRSNEAAPFRDDGRGVVAALDPCAFWPAPPTSEPHVPQVQGLPPTLTVSVTGDPATPYQAGVDLAKALSGSLLSVDGAQHTVALQGNRCVDDIVSSYLVDLRLPPDGARCSLAPTPGG
- a CDS encoding glutamate-cysteine ligase family protein, with the protein product MPDRAFRYGIEHESALVHVGGGFADYTSTTFEELQAVVDALPEDPADYPDLRVGDQGIKRKRWYVEGYERFDERGDLVRCDPKGLEVRTRIHDSIEATVAALRADLRLLDAELARTGLRATTIAFNPVRSEYRIDPPLNAWEQAHRQDSPEERTAHLHMSTYGPDLNLSCNGLDEAAIVDVGRKLTYYSPWLVPLSFSSPFRDGGPWGGLSARTAVRTGVRPAALVFLVGPEGQLDADPSLTQVARLPAEVGRIEFKAFDACPHPELYGELLSLLTGVALDETLEGRRTTPDAGLHKHVAGVGLADDDVHAGTGELLDAAERALADRPADLARLARLRERWLRRESPADAMLAAYRAGEPVGGLLP